Proteins co-encoded in one Maylandia zebra isolate NMK-2024a linkage group LG16, Mzebra_GT3a, whole genome shotgun sequence genomic window:
- the wnt6b gene encoding protein Wnt-6 — translation MTARLSRIQLALFFISLCPVNIIGLWWAVGSPLVMDPNSICRKAKRLAGKQAELCQTQPEIINEVAKGARLGVRECQYQFRYRRWNCTSHHKYFGKILQQDIRETAFVYAITAAGVTHSVTQACSMGDLLQCGCEATRNRPPPKPSSSGDGVKWEWGGCGDDVEFGYEKSKQFMDAKRRKGKSDIRTLVDLHNNEAGRLAVKLYMRTECKCHGLSGSCTLRTCWKKMPHFREVGDRLLERFNGASKVMGGNDGKTLIPVGQNIKPPDKQDLIYSDESPDFCLANRKTGSLGTKGRICNSTAMDISGCDLLCCERGFREETVVFEENCLCRFHWCCVVQCKKCMVRKELSLCH, via the exons ATGACGGCTCGTCTCTCGCGGATCCAGCTGGCTCTGTTCTTTATCTCGCTTTGTCCGGTCAATATCATCGGACTGTGGTG GGCGGTGGGCAGTCCACTGGTCATGGACCCCAACAGCATTTGCAGGAAGGCAAAGCGCCTGGCGGGGAAACAGGCTGAGCTGTGCCAGACTCAGCCCGAGATCATCAACGAGGTGGCCAAAGGAGCCAGGCTGGGCGTCCGGGAGTGCCAGTACCAGTTCAGGTACCGCAGGTGGAACTGCACCAGCCACCACAAATACTTTGGGAAAATACTTCAACAAG ATATCCGGGAGACAGCTTTTGTTTATGCCATCACAGCCGCCGGTGTGACCCACTCTGTGACGCAGGCCTGCAGTATGGGAGACCTCCTGCAGTGCGGCTGTGAGGCCACCAGGAACAGACCGCCTCCGAAGCCGTCCTCCTCTGGGGACGGGGTCAAGTGGGAGTGGGGGGGCTGCGGAGATGATGTGgagtttggttatgaaaagtcaAAGCAGTTTATGGATGCCAAGAGGAGGAAAGGCAAGAGTGACATCAGGACGCTCGTCGACCTGCACAATAATGAAGCTGGCAGACTG GCAGTAAAGCTCTACATGAGGACTGAGTGCAAATGCCACGGACTGTCAGGCTCGTGCACGCTGCGCACGTGCTGGAAAAAGATGCCGCATTTCCGTGAAGTGGGCGACCGCCTGCTGGAGCGATTCAACGGCGCCTCGAAGGTGATGGGCGGCAATGACGGGAAGACCCTGATCCCTGTGGGCCAGAACATCAAACCTCCGGACAAGCAGGATCTGATCTACTCGGACGAGTCTCCGGATTTCTGCCTCGCAAATCGAAAAACAGGTTCGCTGGGAACAAAGGGGCGTATATGCAACAGCACGGCCATGGACATTAGCGGCTGTGATTTGTTGTGCTGCGAGCGAGGCTTCCGGGAGGAGACGGTGGTGTTTGAGGAGAACTGCTTATGCCGTTTCCACTGGTGTTGTGTCGTCCAGTGCAAAAAGTGCATGGTTCGAAAAGAGCTTAGTCTCTGTCACTGA
- the LOC101474447 gene encoding FAST kinase domain-containing protein 3, mitochondrial, with product MKVLTALMTLEQHDGELVAAMEKHLPGRLEKCDPELIGAIVEYCVQMRCRSEPLFEAVAENFVRHAENHTTLQIAKQIVAMGRLNYLPQCSSQMFKKLESILSERFSQFQPRSLVDVMHACIHLERFPLNYMTKVFSPHFLQKLQAQGEPLDKNTLGQLTQLHLSTMLECTYYWGPRLPFFLHVKRFSSAGQAFETPMERLLYKQVKGPLAQLLGGTFYSTRMIHGGYTIDVEICLDESGFVLPPSQWDHTYKRVVLCLDDPNRFCTNTRHLLGKEVTKRRHLQRMGVELVEIPYFEFEKLQTEEEQIQYLHDKIFPAVSKFNNQAANQLNQKSTVRQTSL from the exons ATGAAGGTACTCACTGCTTTAATGACTCTGGAACAGCATGATGGAGAGCTCGTGGCGGCTATGGAGAAACACTTGccag GGAGGCTGGAGAAGTGCGATCCAGAGCTGATCGGTGCCATCGTGGAGTATTGTGTGCAGATGAGGTGCCGTTCTGAGCCACTCTTTGAGGCTGTGGCTGAAAACTTTGTACGCCACGCTGAGAACCACACCACCCTTCAGATAGCCAAACAAATTGTTGCGATGGGGAGGCTCAACTACCTGCCACAG TGCTCCAGCCAGATGTTTAAGAAGCTGGAGAGCATCTTGTCAGAGAGGTTTTCACAGTTCCAGCCTCGCTCGCTGGTTGACGTGATGCACGCCTGCATCCACCTGGAACGCTTCCCTCTCAACTACATGACCAAAGTATTCAGCCCACACTTTCTACAGAAGCTGCAAG CACAGGGGGAGCCActggacaaaaacacactgGGGCAGCTGACACAGCTCCACCTCTCCACCATGTTAGAGTGCACATACTACTGG GGTCCCAGACTGCCCTTCTTTCTTCACGTGAAGAGGTTTTCCTCAGCAGGCCAGGCCTTTGAGACACCAATGGAACGTCTTTTATACAAACAGGTCAAAGGTCCTCTAGCACAGCTGCTGGGGGGCACATTTTACTCCACCAGAATGATTCATGGTGGATACACTATAG ATGTGGAGATTTGCCTGGATGAGAGTGGATTTGTTCTGCCTCCGTCTCAGTGGGATCACACTTACAAGAG agttgtgttgtgtttggatGATCCAAACCGTTTCTGCACCAACACACGACACCTGCTGGGGAAGGAAGTCACAAAGAGACGACACCTGCAGAGGATGGGCGTGGAGCTGGTGGAG AtcccttactttgagtttgagaaACTGCAAACTGAAGAGGAACAGATCCAGTATCTTCACGACAAGATCTTTCCTGCTGTATCCAAGTTTAACAATCAAGCAGCGAACCAGTTAAACCAAAAATCCACAGTGAGACAAACCAGCTTGTAA